One Tunturibacter gelidoferens genomic region harbors:
- a CDS encoding TAT-variant-translocated molybdopterin oxidoreductase: MKTTGNQTGTDETMAEMRAPAGQPVVVTQIAPAKMTLAEVHAKLDGKTGRRFWKNLDELADTPAFQELMQEEFPRQAGAGEWVDAVSRRGFLKVMGASLALAGLAGCTKQPDEPIFPYIKQPEDLVLGKPMYFATAYPFPTGAIPVLVKSDSFRPIKVDGNPEHPMSKGKSDAFTQATLLDLYDPDRSQHVLHRGEVSSWGEFQQAFATAAKKTSGGQGIYFLSETITSPTLAVQWKQVQAAYPQAKLVQWEPVNQDSSRAASKAAFGSYTDAQYKLEEADVILSLDADFLGGIAHPGFLPLASGYAERHRYEEGKTMNRLYVVETMPTVTGFKAEHRLALKPSEIATFAQALATGSAPQGATAEQQKFFAALSADLKSAGGKCVVIPGEQASPAVHAAAYALNSSLGAVGKTVIYTETVNPMPSEQVADLKSLVADMKAGKVQWLVMLGVNPIYSAPWDLGFRDAFANVPVTVQLASHVDETGAISNWHINKAHYLESWSDARAYDGTISIIQPMIDPMYGGKSAHDVLQALLADPQQSAYDVVVANAKTYIKGDFATSWRKALHDGWVEGTAFTAKAGGAGKSSLASFPAAAAQSGLEVSFRPDPSIYDGRFANVGWLQELPKQVTSLSWDNAAIMSINTLADLKLDESDPVKISLNGREVVAPAMMIPGHPDGVITVHLGFGRGVEAGRVGQGVGFDAYQIRTTDGLLSVSGATAKKVPGTYDLCITKVHNIEHRGSFAQHDLEKPLSDKDGVYSLAGHEAEERSIIRYATLDEVKKNPNFAHEGGASGTLIDKVGYSPQGEKVPHDNSFFPDNWNYEKQDPSTLKIQNAWGMAIDLNSCIGCNACIVSCYAENNIPVIGREQVKVGRNMQWLRIDTYFEGDLHAPKAHFQPMACQHCENAGCEQVCPVGATVHTPEGLNTMVYNRCVGTRYCSNNCPYKVRKFNFLLYSDYDTESLKFMRNPDVSVRSRGVMEKCSYCVQRIEAAKITADKENREIRDGEIVTACQQACPTSAITFGNINDKASKVAKMKAEERDYQVLADLNFRPRTTYTAGVINPHPELA; this comes from the coding sequence ATGAAGACGACTGGGAATCAGACTGGAACAGACGAGACGATGGCTGAGATGAGAGCACCGGCAGGACAACCCGTAGTAGTCACCCAGATTGCACCGGCGAAGATGACGCTTGCTGAGGTCCATGCGAAGTTGGATGGCAAGACGGGTCGGCGCTTCTGGAAGAATCTGGATGAGTTGGCGGATACGCCGGCGTTCCAGGAGTTGATGCAGGAAGAGTTTCCACGGCAGGCTGGAGCGGGCGAGTGGGTCGATGCAGTGAGTCGACGCGGCTTCCTGAAGGTGATGGGCGCGTCGTTGGCGCTGGCTGGGCTGGCGGGTTGTACGAAGCAGCCGGATGAGCCGATCTTTCCTTACATCAAGCAGCCTGAGGACCTGGTTCTCGGCAAGCCGATGTACTTTGCGACGGCGTATCCGTTTCCGACCGGCGCGATTCCGGTGCTGGTGAAGTCGGATTCGTTCCGGCCGATCAAGGTCGACGGCAATCCTGAGCATCCGATGTCGAAGGGTAAGTCGGATGCATTTACGCAGGCGACGCTGCTCGATCTGTATGACCCTGATCGTTCGCAGCATGTGCTGCATCGCGGCGAAGTCTCGTCGTGGGGTGAGTTTCAGCAGGCGTTTGCAACCGCCGCCAAGAAGACCTCTGGTGGACAGGGGATCTACTTCCTGAGCGAGACGATTACGTCGCCCACGTTGGCGGTGCAGTGGAAGCAGGTGCAGGCGGCGTATCCGCAGGCGAAGCTGGTGCAGTGGGAGCCGGTAAACCAGGACTCCTCGCGCGCGGCCTCGAAGGCGGCGTTCGGCAGCTATACGGATGCGCAGTACAAGCTGGAAGAGGCTGACGTCATCCTCTCGCTCGATGCCGACTTCCTGGGTGGTATTGCTCATCCGGGTTTCCTGCCGCTGGCTTCGGGCTATGCCGAGCGACATCGGTATGAAGAGGGTAAGACGATGAACCGGCTGTACGTCGTCGAGACCATGCCGACGGTGACGGGGTTCAAGGCGGAGCATCGACTGGCGTTGAAGCCTAGTGAGATTGCGACTTTTGCGCAGGCACTGGCGACCGGCTCGGCTCCCCAGGGTGCGACTGCGGAACAACAGAAGTTTTTTGCAGCGTTGAGCGCGGACCTGAAGAGCGCGGGCGGCAAGTGTGTCGTGATTCCTGGCGAGCAGGCTTCGCCGGCGGTTCATGCTGCGGCTTATGCGTTGAACTCTTCGCTGGGTGCTGTAGGCAAGACGGTTATCTACACCGAGACGGTGAATCCGATGCCGAGCGAGCAGGTTGCTGACCTGAAGTCGCTGGTTGCCGATATGAAGGCCGGCAAGGTGCAGTGGCTGGTGATGCTCGGTGTCAATCCGATCTATTCAGCACCGTGGGATCTTGGTTTCCGAGACGCCTTCGCGAATGTTCCGGTGACGGTGCAACTGGCGTCGCATGTGGATGAGACGGGCGCGATCTCGAACTGGCATATCAATAAAGCGCACTACCTCGAGAGCTGGTCGGATGCGCGGGCATACGACGGAACGATCTCGATTATTCAGCCGATGATCGATCCGATGTATGGCGGCAAGTCGGCGCATGATGTGCTGCAGGCGCTGCTGGCGGATCCGCAACAGTCGGCCTATGACGTGGTGGTTGCAAATGCGAAGACTTATATCAAGGGCGACTTTGCTACCTCGTGGCGCAAGGCGCTGCATGATGGCTGGGTAGAAGGAACTGCCTTCACGGCGAAGGCTGGTGGTGCGGGTAAGAGTTCTCTAGCGTCCTTCCCCGCGGCTGCGGCTCAGAGTGGACTTGAGGTTTCGTTCCGGCCTGATCCTTCGATCTACGATGGGCGGTTCGCGAATGTGGGCTGGCTGCAGGAGTTGCCCAAGCAGGTGACGAGTCTGAGCTGGGATAACGCCGCGATCATGAGCATCAACACGCTGGCCGATTTGAAGCTCGATGAGTCGGATCCGGTGAAGATTTCGTTGAATGGCCGCGAGGTGGTTGCGCCGGCGATGATGATTCCCGGACATCCGGATGGCGTGATCACGGTTCATCTTGGCTTTGGCCGAGGCGTTGAGGCGGGTCGTGTTGGTCAGGGCGTCGGCTTCGATGCTTACCAGATTCGCACTACCGATGGGTTGTTGTCGGTTTCAGGCGCGACCGCAAAGAAAGTTCCCGGAACGTACGATCTTTGCATCACGAAGGTCCACAACATCGAGCATCGCGGCAGCTTTGCGCAGCACGATCTGGAGAAACCGCTCTCGGATAAAGATGGCGTGTACTCGCTGGCCGGGCACGAGGCGGAGGAGCGGTCGATCATCCGGTACGCGACTTTGGATGAGGTCAAGAAGAATCCGAACTTCGCTCATGAGGGCGGGGCGAGCGGCACGCTGATCGACAAGGTTGGGTATTCGCCGCAGGGCGAGAAGGTGCCACACGACAACTCGTTCTTCCCGGATAACTGGAACTATGAGAAGCAAGATCCATCGACGCTGAAGATTCAGAATGCGTGGGGCATGGCGATCGACCTGAACAGCTGCATTGGTTGCAATGCCTGCATCGTCAGCTGCTATGCGGAGAACAATATCCCCGTGATAGGGCGCGAGCAGGTGAAGGTTGGGCGCAATATGCAGTGGCTGCGCATCGATACTTACTTCGAAGGCGATCTGCATGCACCGAAGGCGCACTTTCAGCCAATGGCCTGCCAGCACTGCGAGAACGCGGGCTGCGAACAGGTCTGCCCGGTGGGCGCGACAGTGCATACGCCGGAGGGCCTGAACACGATGGTCTATAACCGCTGCGTTGGAACGCGATACTGCTCGAACAACTGCCCCTACAAGGTTCGCAAGTTCAACTTCCTGTTGTATTCGGACTACGACACGGAGAGCCTGAAGTTCATGCGGAATCCTGACGTTTCGGTTCGTTCGCGCGGCGTGATGGAGAAGTGCAGCTACTGCGTGCAGCGTATTGAGGCGGCAAAGATTACTGCGGATAAGGAAAATCGCGAGATTCGTGACGGCGAGATCGTGACGGCATGCCAGCAGGCCTGCCCGACGAGCGCTATCACCTTCGGCAATATCAACGACAAGGCGAGCAAGGTGGCAAAGATGAAGGCTGAGGAGCGCGATTACCAGGTACTCGCCGACCTCAACTTCCGTCCGCGCACCACCTATACGGCCGGAGTCATCAACCCGCATCCGGAGCTGGCATAA
- the nrfD gene encoding NrfD/PsrC family molybdoenzyme membrane anchor subunit, whose protein sequence is MATKGPMQDPSVDPVIDPMIDPRTGEYAVIAPGHNFKSVTQKIAGIVLTSNTPLGWFFGLIVAAGVTMGLVIGCTWLFLKGVGIWGVTIPGAWGFAIINFVWWIGIGHAGTLISAILLLFKQTWRNSINRFAEAMTIFAVVCAGTFPLIHVGRPWLAYWLFPYPNTMNVWPQFRSPLAWDVFAVSTYASISIIFWYIGMIPDFGTLRDRATMPAAKYFYGMLSLGWRGSTRHWIRYESASLLLAGLSTPLVLSVHTVISFDFAVAALAGWHTTIFPPYFVAGAVYSGFAMVLTLAIPIRKFYHMEDLVTLRHLDNMAKVMLATGSIVAYGYGMEVFMAWYSASHWEFFMMWNRMFGPMGWAYWILILTNIAIPLTTLWSRKLRVNVTFLFILSLIVNTGMWFERFVIVVTSLYREYLPSSWGTYRATKWDYMIYVGTMGLFTFLFFLFVRFLPMIPMSEIRMMLPQTKVTPGGANAETISQEES, encoded by the coding sequence ATGGCGACCAAAGGACCCATGCAAGACCCGAGCGTCGATCCCGTGATTGATCCCATGATCGACCCGCGTACTGGCGAGTATGCGGTTATCGCGCCGGGCCATAACTTCAAGTCGGTGACGCAGAAGATTGCTGGCATCGTGCTGACGTCGAACACTCCGCTGGGCTGGTTCTTCGGCCTGATCGTGGCCGCCGGTGTCACTATGGGGCTGGTGATCGGCTGTACCTGGCTGTTCCTGAAGGGCGTCGGAATCTGGGGCGTTACGATTCCCGGCGCCTGGGGATTCGCCATCATCAACTTTGTGTGGTGGATCGGTATCGGCCACGCGGGTACGCTGATCTCGGCGATTCTGCTGCTGTTCAAACAGACCTGGCGCAACTCGATCAACCGGTTTGCGGAGGCCATGACGATCTTTGCGGTGGTCTGCGCGGGAACGTTTCCTCTGATTCACGTTGGCCGGCCCTGGCTTGCGTACTGGCTCTTCCCTTACCCGAACACGATGAACGTGTGGCCGCAGTTCCGTAGCCCGCTGGCGTGGGACGTCTTCGCGGTTTCGACGTATGCGTCGATCTCGATCATCTTCTGGTACATCGGAATGATTCCCGACTTCGGGACGCTTCGCGACCGGGCTACGATGCCGGCTGCGAAGTACTTCTATGGGATGCTGTCGCTGGGATGGCGCGGATCGACCCGGCACTGGATTCGCTATGAGTCGGCTTCCCTGCTGCTGGCGGGGCTTTCAACGCCGCTGGTGCTCTCGGTGCACACGGTCATCAGCTTCGACTTCGCGGTGGCGGCACTGGCGGGATGGCATACGACGATCTTCCCACCTTATTTCGTGGCGGGAGCGGTGTACTCGGGTTTTGCCATGGTGCTGACGCTGGCGATTCCGATCCGAAAGTTCTACCACATGGAAGATCTCGTGACGCTGCGACACCTGGACAACATGGCCAAGGTGATGCTGGCTACGGGTTCGATTGTGGCCTATGGGTACGGCATGGAGGTCTTCATGGCGTGGTATTCGGCCAGCCACTGGGAGTTCTTCATGATGTGGAACCGCATGTTCGGGCCGATGGGTTGGGCTTACTGGATCCTGATCCTGACCAACATCGCGATTCCGCTGACGACGCTCTGGTCGCGCAAGCTGCGGGTGAACGTGACGTTTCTGTTTATCCTGTCGCTCATCGTCAATACGGGTATGTGGTTTGAGCGTTTCGTCATCGTCGTGACCAGCCTCTACCGCGAGTATCTGCCCTCAAGCTGGGGCACCTACCGCGCGACGAAGTGGGATTACATGATCTACGTGGGAACGATGGGTCTGTTTACGTTCCTGTTCTTCCTCTTTGTTCGCTTCCTACCGATGATTCCGATGTCCGAGATTCGAATGATGCTGCCGCAGACGAAGGTGACGCCGGGCGGAGCAAACGCAGAGACAATCAGTCAGGAGGAGTCCTAA
- a CDS encoding DUF3341 domain-containing protein: MPPREGIYGLLAEFNTPGELVHATEEAHRAGYRRMECYTPYPVEQAAEALHFHQTRVPLVCLLGGLMGVTTAFLMETWINVWAYPLNIAGRPLFSWPAFIIPAYEWTILFAGFSAALGMIALNGLPQLYHPVFNAPNFRNGATTDKFFLCLEAVDPKFSLSETRAFLEQFPAVSVVEVDH, from the coding sequence ATGCCGCCCCGCGAAGGAATTTACGGTCTGCTGGCCGAGTTCAATACCCCCGGTGAGTTGGTGCATGCGACCGAGGAGGCGCACCGTGCCGGTTATCGCAGGATGGAGTGCTACACGCCCTATCCGGTGGAACAGGCGGCGGAGGCGCTGCACTTCCACCAGACGCGCGTCCCCTTGGTTTGCCTGCTTGGCGGCTTGATGGGGGTAACGACGGCGTTCCTGATGGAGACGTGGATCAACGTGTGGGCCTATCCACTGAACATTGCTGGTCGTCCGTTGTTTTCCTGGCCTGCGTTCATTATTCCGGCCTACGAGTGGACGATTCTGTTTGCAGGTTTTTCGGCGGCTCTCGGAATGATCGCGCTCAATGGCCTGCCGCAGCTTTATCATCCGGTGTTCAACGCGCCGAACTTCAGGAATGGCGCGACGACCGATAAGTTTTTTCTGTGCCTCGAGGCAGTTGATCCGAAGTTCTCGCTGAGCGAGACGCGGGCTTTCCTCGAGCAGTTCCCTGCGGTCTCCGTGGTGGAGGTGGATCATTAA
- a CDS encoding c-type cytochrome, which translates to MRLTSRRITLATAALSLLVAVGCRQDMHDQPKFFPQRGTDFYADGRSVRPQVENTVARNQLHEDAYFYTGLVNGKEGNGMPFPATMQVLERGQERYNVYCTPCHSRVGNGIGMIVQRGYSKAGSFHSARLESAPLGHFFHVMSNGYGSMPDYSSQITPADRWAIVAYIKALQLSQKATQADVASGAHVEPLAGIAEREGLPASFANEWVLPPTAVTGTPDNGLYVLPVPGAGAAGAPSAAPSRTNAVPPAASAGQTAPKQ; encoded by the coding sequence GTGAGATTGACATCCCGACGCATCACCTTGGCCACGGCTGCGCTGTCGCTGCTGGTTGCGGTGGGTTGCCGGCAGGATATGCATGATCAGCCGAAGTTTTTTCCTCAACGTGGCACGGATTTTTATGCGGATGGCCGCTCTGTGCGTCCGCAGGTAGAGAACACGGTTGCGCGAAACCAGCTGCATGAAGACGCCTACTTTTATACCGGGCTTGTGAATGGAAAAGAGGGGAACGGCATGCCCTTCCCGGCTACGATGCAAGTGTTAGAGCGCGGGCAGGAGCGTTACAACGTCTACTGCACCCCGTGTCACTCGCGTGTGGGAAATGGGATCGGCATGATCGTGCAGCGTGGGTACTCCAAGGCTGGCAGCTTTCATTCGGCTCGGCTCGAGAGCGCGCCACTGGGGCATTTCTTTCACGTGATGTCGAATGGCTATGGTTCGATGCCCGACTATTCATCACAGATCACACCCGCAGACCGCTGGGCGATTGTCGCCTACATCAAGGCTTTGCAGCTGAGCCAAAAGGCGACGCAGGCGGACGTTGCATCAGGAGCTCACGTTGAGCCGCTTGCAGGCATTGCCGAACGAGAGGGCCTGCCAGCCTCTTTTGCAAATGAGTGGGTGCTACCGCCGACTGCTGTGACGGGAACACCTGATAATGGACTTTATGTGCTACCCGTCCCGGGAGCCGGGGCTGCTGGAGCGCCATCTGCTGCACCATCGCGAACCAACGCAGTTCCTCCGGCGGCGTCTGCCGGACAAACCGCACCGAAGCAGTAA